The Pseudomonas entomophila genome segment AATCCGTGCTGGAAAACGGTAGCGATGCTGTGTTCGCCGCGCTGTTCTGGTTCGTGATCGCCGGCGCGCCAGGTGTGGTGCTTTATCGCCTGAGCAACACCCTGGATGCCATGTGGGGTTATCGCAATGAACGCTTCGAGCGTTTCGGCTGGTGCGCGGCGCGTATCGACGATGGGCTCAACTACATACCTGCCCGGTTGGTGGCGCTAACCTACGCGCTGCTGGGCAAGACCCGGCTGGCCATGAATTGCTGGCGCCGGCAGGGGCCGCAATGGGACAGCCCCAATGCCGGCCCGGTCATGGCTGCCGGCGCGGGGGCGCTGGGTGTGGAGCTGGGTGGCCCTGCGGTTTATCACGGCCAGTTGCATGAGCGTCCACGCCTGGGTGACGGGCCGATGGCCGATGCCGACGCCATCGAGCGCGGCTGGAACCTGGTGCAGCGTGGTGTGTGGCTGTGGTTGCTGGTGATTTGCCTGGGAGGCTACTGGAATGCTTGAGCACGGTGGGCGCCTGCTGCGTGCGGTAGAACACTACGGGATCGCCCGTGAGCACTGGCTCGATCTGTCCAGCGGCATCGCGCCGTGGAGCTACCCGATCCCCGCGATCCCACAGGATGCCTGGGCGCGCTTGCCGGAAACCGAGGACGGCCTGGAACAGGCGGCGCGGCAGTACTATGGCGTGCGCCAGTTGCTGGCGGTGGCCGGCTCCCAGGCGGCTATCCAGGCGTTGCCGCATTTGCGTGTGGCGGGTCGGGTCGGTGTTCTGTCGCCGTGTTATGCCGAGCATCCGCATGCCTGGCAGCGCGCCGGGCACACGCTCGTTGAGCTGGACGAGGCCCAGCTGGAGGGCGCACTCGACAGCCTCGATGTGCTGCTGTTGGTCAACCCCAACAACCCCACTGGGCGCCGTTTCCCCCGCGATCAATTGCTGGCCTGGCACGCGCGTCTGGCCGCGCGGGGCGGCTGGTTGCTGGTCGATGAAGCGTTCATGGACAACACGCCTGAACACAGCATCGTCGACTGCGCCGAGTGCCCAGGGCTGATCGTGCTGCGCTCGTTCGGTAAGTTTTTCGGGCTCGCTGGCGTAAGGCTTGGCTTCGTGGTCGCAGAAAAATCACTGCTGCAACAGCTGGCCGACCTGCTGGGGCCCTGGACGGTCAGCGGGCCGACGCGGATGATCGGCCAGGCCTGCTTCGCCGACATCGTCGCGCATCAAGGGCAGATCGAACGTTGCGCGCGGGCCAGCCAGCGTCTGGTGGTAACGCTGCAAAACGCCGGCCTGGCGCCGAGCGGTGGCTGCGACCTGTTCCAGTACGTGCGCGGCGAACACGCCGCGCACCTGCATGATTTTCTTGCCCGGCGCGGCATCCTGGTGCGCCTGTTTGCACAACCGCCCGCCGTGCGCCTGGGGCTGCCTGCCAACGCGGCAGATGAACAACGCCTGGCACAGGCCCTGGCGGATTACCAGAAGGATTCGGCATGACCACCCTCATGGTGCAAGGCACCACTTCCGATGCCGGCAAGAGCACATTGGTCACCGCCCTGTGTCGCTGGCTGCTGCGCCAGGGCGTCGCCGTGGTGCCGTTCAAGCCGCAGAACATGGCGCTCAACAGCGCAGTCACCGCCGACGGCGGCGAGATTGGCCGGGCCCAGGCGGTGCAGGCCCAGGCCTGCCGGCTGGCAGCGCACACCGACATGAACCCGGTGCTGCTCAAGCCCAACAGCGATACTGGCGCCCAGGTGATCGTGCATGGGCGTGCGGTCACCAGCATGAACGCCGTGGCCTATCACGACTACAAGGTCATTGCCATGCAGGCGGTACTGGCCTCCCATGAGCGCCTGCGCCAGGCCTATCAGGTGGTGATGGTGGAGGGTGCCGGCTCGCCCGCCGAAATCAATCTGCGCGCCGGTGATATCGCCAACATGGGTTTCGCCGAGGCAGTCGACTGCCCGGTGATCCTGGTCGCCGACATCAACCGGGGTGGTGTGTTCGCCCACCTGGTCGGCACTTTGGAGCTGCTGTCACCGAGTGAGCAGGCGCGGGTCAAGGGCTTTGTCATCAACCGTTTTCGCGGCGACATCGCCTTGCTGCAACCGGGCCTCGACTGGTTGGAGCAGCGCACCGGCAAGCCGGTGCTGGGCGTGCTGCCCTATGTCACCGACCTGCACCTGGAGGCCGAGGATGCCATCGACGTACGCCAGGCGGTCAAAGGCGAGCGCGTGCTCAAGGTGATCGTCCCGGTGTTGCCGCGCATCAGCAATCACACCGATTTCGACCCTCTGCGCCTGCACCCGCAGGTGGACCTGCAGTTCATCGGTCCGGGCCAGCCGATCCCGCCCGCCGACCTGATCATTCTGCCCGGCTCAAAGAGCGTGCGCGCCGACCTGGCGCAATTGCGCGATCGGGGTTGGGACAGTGCCATCGCCCGGCACCTGCGTTATGGCGGCAAGGTAATCGGTATCTGCGGCGGCTTGCAGATGCTCGGCCATGAAGTGCACGACCCGCTGGGCCTGGAAGGGCCGGCGGGCTCCAGCGCCGGGCTCGGCTTGCTGGACTACAGCACCGTGCTGGACGCTGAAAAGCAGCTGCGTAATGTCGCCGGTACCCTCGACCTGGAGCAGGCGGCGGTGTCCGGCTATGAGATCCATGCGGGTGTGACCCACGGTCCGGGCCTTGAGCATCCGGCCGTCCAGTTGGACGATGGCCGCATCGATGGCGCCATCAGCGCCGACGGCCAGATCCTCGCCACCTACCTGCACGGGCTGTTCGAAGGCAGCCAGTCGTGCGCCGCGCTGCTGCGCTGGGCCGGGCTTGCGGATGCACAGACCATCGACTACGAGGCCCTGCGCGAGCACGATATCGAGCGCCTGGCCGACCTGGTGGAGCAGCACCTGGATACCGTGCGCCTACGCCAACTGTGTGGGGTGACCGCCAATGCGTAATCTGATCCTGGGCGGTGCCCGCTCCGGCAAGAGCCGCCTGGCCGAACAGTTGGCCACGGGCAGCAGCCTGCCGGTAACCTATATCGCCACCAGCGAACCCCAGGACGGTGAGATGAGCGAGCGCGTGCGCTTGCACCGTGAACGCCGCCCGGCCGACTGGGGGTTGATCGAAGAACCCCTGGCCCTGGCCGCCGTGCTGCGCGCCGAGGCGGCTGAAGGGCGCTGCCTGCTGGTGGACTGCCTCACCTTGTGGTTGACCAACCTGTTGATGCTCGAAGATGACCTGCGCATCGTCCAGGAGCGCGATGCGCTGCTCGATTGCCTGGAGCAACTGCCCGGCACGATCATCCTGGTCAGCAACGAAACCGGCCTGGGCGTGGTGCCCATGGGCGAACTGACCCGGCGCTACGTCGACCTTTCCGGCCTGCTGCACCAGGCCGTGGCCGCGCGCTGCCAGCGCGTGGTGCTCACCGTGGCCGGCCTACCTCTCATGCTCAAAGGACCTGCTCTATGACCCAGACGTGGTGGCGCGACGCCTGCCAACCCCTCGATACCGCCGCCATGGACCAGGCCCGCGCTCGTCAGCAACAGCTGACCAAACCCACCGGTTCCCTCGGCCAGCTCGAAGGCCTGGCGATTCGCCTGGCCGGTTTGCAAGGGCGGGAGCGCCCCACCTTGGGGCAGGTGGCGATCACGATATTCGCCGGTGACCATGGTGTGGTGGAGGAGGGTATCTCTGCGTATCCACAGGCCGTCACCGGGCAGATGTTGCGCAACTTCGTTTCGGGCGGCGCGGCGATCAGCGTGCTGGCACGGCAGCTGGAGGCGAGCCTGGAAGTGGTCGACCTCGGTACGGTCGACCCGTCGCTGGAGCTGCCGGGCGTGCGCCATCTGCGCCTGGGTGCGGGCACCGGCAACTTCGCCCGTCAGGCGGCAATGACCGACGCCCAGTTGGCTGGTGCCTTGCAAGCTGGCCGCGACAGCGCCCTGCGCGCGCTCGAACAGGGTGCCCAACTGTTCATCGGCGGTGAGATGGGGATTGGTAACACCACGGCCGCCGCCGCCCTGGCCTGCACGCTGATGGGGTGCCCGGCGCGTGAGTTGAGTGGGCCGGGTACCGGCCTGGATAGCGCCGGTGTGCGGCACAAGGCCGAGGTGATCGAGCGTGCCCTGGTGCTGCATGGGCTGCGTGCCGACGAGCCGCTACGTGCGTTGGGGCATGTCGGCGGTTTCGAGATCGCCGCACTGGTGGGCGCCTACCTGGCCTGTGCCCAGCACGGGCTGCCGGTACTGGTCGATGGTTTTATCTGCAGCGTCGCCGCCCTGGTGGCGGTGCGCCTCAATCCGCAGTGCCAGCCTTGGTTGCTGTTCGCCCACCAGGGTGCGGAACCTGGGCACAAGGCTTTGCTTGCCGCCCTGCAAGCCGAGCCGCTGTTGGCCCTGGGGCTGCGCCTCGGCGAGGGCAGTGGCGCTGCCCTGGCCGTGCCGCTGATTCGCCTGGCCTGTGCCCTGCACGGGCAGATGGCAACCTTCGCCGAAGCCGCGGTGGCGGATCGCCCGGCATGATCCTCGACCTGCTGCGCCACGGCGAGACGGCGCTCGGCGGTGGCCTGCGCGGCAGCCTGGACGATGCCCTGACACCGCTTGGCTGGACGCAGATGCGCCAGGCGGTGGCCGAGGCCGGCCCTTGGGATGTGCTGGTCAGCTCGCCGCTGCAACGTTGCGGGTTGTTCGCTGACGAACTGGGCGCACGCCTGGGGCTGGCGGTGCAGCGCGAGGCGGATGTGCGCGAACTGCATTTTGGTGAGTGGGAAGGGCGCAGTGCGGCGCAGATCATGCAAACCGAAGCCGATGCCCTTGGCCTGTTCTGGAATGACCCCTATGCCTTCACGCCGCCCGGCGGCGAGGCGGTGCTGGCATTTGCCACACGGGTACACGCGGCAGTCGCCAGGCTGGCGTGCCAGCACACGGGCAAGCGTGTGTTGCTGGTCACCCACGGTGGTGTGATGCGGCTGCTGTTGGCACAGGCCCGTGGTTTGCCACGGGAGCAGTTGCTGCACGTCGAAGTCGGGCATGGTGCGTTGAAACGGCTGGTCTGCGAAGGCGACCAGTTGCGCGAGTTGGGTTGAGATGCTGCCGTTCTGGATCGCCTTGCAGTTTCTCAGCAGCTTGCCGGTACGCCTGCCGGGCATGCCGACACCGAACGAGATGGGGCGCTCGCTGTTGTTCTATCCCGTGGTCGGGCTGCTATTCGGCCTGCTGCTGTGGCTGGCCAGCCATCTGCTTCAAGGGGCGCCGGCGCCGCTGCATGCGGCGTTGCTGTTGGCGCTGTGGGTGCTGCTCAGTGGCGCCTTGCACCTGGATGGCTTGGCCGACAGCGCCGATGCCTGGCTGGGCGGATTCGGTGATCGCGAGCGCACCTTGCAGATCATGAAGGATCCGCGCAGCGGGCCGATTGCCGTGGTCACCCTGGTGCTGGTGCTGTTGCTGAAATTCTGTGCGCTATGGGTGCTGGTCGAGTGTGGCACCGCTGGCTGGCTGGTGCTGGCGCCCGTGGTCGGGCGGGCGGCGATGCTCGGGCTGTTCATCACCACGCCCTATGTCCGAGCGGGCGGCTTGGGCGCTGCCCTGGCCGAACATCTGCCGCGCAAGGCCGCAGGTTGGGTTTTGCTCGGGAGCGTGCTGGCTTGCAGCGTACTGGGGGGCTTGCCTGTGCTTTGGATGCTGCTGCTGTCGCTTGGGGTATTCCTCTGGTTGCGGCGGTTGATGTGTGTTCGGTTGGGGGGGGGCACCGGCGATACGGCAGGCGCGATGGTGGAGCTGCTGGAGCTGGCGGTGGTGGTTGGGCTGGCTTTGATGGTTTGATTGTTCCGGCCCTTTCGCCGGTCAGCCGGCGCCCACTGGGCGGGGAGTGCCTGGCGTCGTGCTCACGTAGGAGCCGGCTTGCCGGTGGAAGGGAAGTTGCCTGCTGACGCTTCGGAGGCTTGCACGGGAAACCTGACGTATCCTCGAACGCCTCTTCTTTTTGCCAGGAGCACTGCATGCGCCACTGGATCTTCGTCTGCCTGCTGACCTTTGCGGCCTCCCCACTCAATGCCGCCGATCTCATCGGCTTCTGGAACACGCCACGCCACGGCGGCAACAGCTTCAACCGCCTGCCCCCGGAGCAAGCCTATTTCAACGCGCTCGATGGATACGGCGCCAGCTGGGTGCGGCTCTCCTACGACAAGTGGCACCCGGCGCGCCGCGACTTTCTGCTCGGCGATGCCGACGATTACAAGGGGCTGGTCGAGGCCGACCTGAAGCAACTGCTCGCTGTGCTCGACCGCGCCCATGCAGCCGGCCTCAAGGTTGTGATCACGCCACTGTCGTTGCCCGGCATGCGCTGGGCGCAGAACAACCAGGGCCGGTTCGACGATCGCCTGTGGCAGGAGAAGCGCTACTGGGAGCAGTCGGCTCGCTTCTGGCGTGACCTGGCCCGGGCACTGAAAGACCATCCAGCCATCGCCGCCTACAACCTGATCAACGAACCGGCTCCGGAAAAGCAGGGTGGCCTGG includes the following:
- the cbiB gene encoding adenosylcobinamide-phosphate synthase CbiB encodes the protein MSVALLTVAGVALDALLGEPKRWHPLVGFGNLAKSLERRFNAAGRGWRSHGVSAWFLAVVPLTLVALILSWLPCIGWIVDVLALYCALGLRSLGEHVLPVAQALRQGDLEEARRRVGYLVSRETRELDEPAVARAATESVLENGSDAVFAALFWFVIAGAPGVVLYRLSNTLDAMWGYRNERFERFGWCAARIDDGLNYIPARLVALTYALLGKTRLAMNCWRRQGPQWDSPNAGPVMAAGAGALGVELGGPAVYHGQLHERPRLGDGPMADADAIERGWNLVQRGVWLWLLVICLGGYWNA
- the cobU gene encoding bifunctional adenosylcobinamide kinase/adenosylcobinamide-phosphate guanylyltransferase; the protein is MRNLILGGARSGKSRLAEQLATGSSLPVTYIATSEPQDGEMSERVRLHRERRPADWGLIEEPLALAAVLRAEAAEGRCLLVDCLTLWLTNLLMLEDDLRIVQERDALLDCLEQLPGTIILVSNETGLGVVPMGELTRRYVDLSGLLHQAVAARCQRVVLTVAGLPLMLKGPAL
- a CDS encoding histidine phosphatase family protein; protein product: MILDLLRHGETALGGGLRGSLDDALTPLGWTQMRQAVAEAGPWDVLVSSPLQRCGLFADELGARLGLAVQREADVRELHFGEWEGRSAAQIMQTEADALGLFWNDPYAFTPPGGEAVLAFATRVHAAVARLACQHTGKRVLLVTHGGVMRLLLAQARGLPREQLLHVEVGHGALKRLVCEGDQLRELG
- a CDS encoding adenosylcobinamide-GDP ribazoletransferase — translated: MLPFWIALQFLSSLPVRLPGMPTPNEMGRSLLFYPVVGLLFGLLLWLASHLLQGAPAPLHAALLLALWVLLSGALHLDGLADSADAWLGGFGDRERTLQIMKDPRSGPIAVVTLVLVLLLKFCALWVLVECGTAGWLVLAPVVGRAAMLGLFITTPYVRAGGLGAALAEHLPRKAAGWVLLGSVLACSVLGGLPVLWMLLLSLGVFLWLRRLMCVRLGGGTGDTAGAMVELLELAVVVGLALMV
- the cobD gene encoding threonine-phosphate decarboxylase CobD, translating into MLEHGGRLLRAVEHYGIAREHWLDLSSGIAPWSYPIPAIPQDAWARLPETEDGLEQAARQYYGVRQLLAVAGSQAAIQALPHLRVAGRVGVLSPCYAEHPHAWQRAGHTLVELDEAQLEGALDSLDVLLLVNPNNPTGRRFPRDQLLAWHARLAARGGWLLVDEAFMDNTPEHSIVDCAECPGLIVLRSFGKFFGLAGVRLGFVVAEKSLLQQLADLLGPWTVSGPTRMIGQACFADIVAHQGQIERCARASQRLVVTLQNAGLAPSGGCDLFQYVRGEHAAHLHDFLARRGILVRLFAQPPAVRLGLPANAADEQRLAQALADYQKDSA
- the cobT gene encoding nicotinate-nucleotide--dimethylbenzimidazole phosphoribosyltransferase; the protein is MTQTWWRDACQPLDTAAMDQARARQQQLTKPTGSLGQLEGLAIRLAGLQGRERPTLGQVAITIFAGDHGVVEEGISAYPQAVTGQMLRNFVSGGAAISVLARQLEASLEVVDLGTVDPSLELPGVRHLRLGAGTGNFARQAAMTDAQLAGALQAGRDSALRALEQGAQLFIGGEMGIGNTTAAAALACTLMGCPARELSGPGTGLDSAGVRHKAEVIERALVLHGLRADEPLRALGHVGGFEIAALVGAYLACAQHGLPVLVDGFICSVAALVAVRLNPQCQPWLLFAHQGAEPGHKALLAALQAEPLLALGLRLGEGSGAALAVPLIRLACALHGQMATFAEAAVADRPA
- a CDS encoding cobyric acid synthase, whose product is MTTLMVQGTTSDAGKSTLVTALCRWLLRQGVAVVPFKPQNMALNSAVTADGGEIGRAQAVQAQACRLAAHTDMNPVLLKPNSDTGAQVIVHGRAVTSMNAVAYHDYKVIAMQAVLASHERLRQAYQVVMVEGAGSPAEINLRAGDIANMGFAEAVDCPVILVADINRGGVFAHLVGTLELLSPSEQARVKGFVINRFRGDIALLQPGLDWLEQRTGKPVLGVLPYVTDLHLEAEDAIDVRQAVKGERVLKVIVPVLPRISNHTDFDPLRLHPQVDLQFIGPGQPIPPADLIILPGSKSVRADLAQLRDRGWDSAIARHLRYGGKVIGICGGLQMLGHEVHDPLGLEGPAGSSAGLGLLDYSTVLDAEKQLRNVAGTLDLEQAAVSGYEIHAGVTHGPGLEHPAVQLDDGRIDGAISADGQILATYLHGLFEGSQSCAALLRWAGLADAQTIDYEALREHDIERLADLVEQHLDTVRLRQLCGVTANA